One window from the genome of Nicotiana sylvestris chromosome 9, ASM39365v2, whole genome shotgun sequence encodes:
- the LOC138878621 gene encoding uncharacterized protein, whose translation MAGKSGNRQINAKAILRDRAVAMFAWWMYDAAGLVLNPELFYDNEEKIIGDAKLWNVYIECIEKLIPEESEQDKITEQFSTYRNVEQLFGKNMAIRQRKTKSPAVEWWKQYGHSTPELQKFAIKIHTKKRNKLTLKCLNDLVFIKYNRTLRRRYNDRNIIDPISLDNIDDANERLTGVPEDHADEEVFEETSNFTWDDAAEARGIGERIYGLRGSTSTSSS comes from the exons ATGGCAGGGAAAAGTGGTAATCGTCAAATTAATGCCAAAGCGATTTTGAGGGATCGTGCAGTTGCAATGTTTGCGTGGTGGATGTACGATGCAG CTGGACTTGTTTTGAACCCAGAACTATTTTATGACAATGAAGAGAAGATTATAGGAGATGCAAAATTGTGGAATGTATACATTGAATGTATTGAGAAGTTGATACCTGAAGAATCCGAGCAAGATAAAATAACAGAGCAATTTAGTACTTATAGGAATGTTGAGCAACTTTTTGGAAAAAACATGGCTATTAGACAAAGAAAGACGAAGTCACCAG CGGTAGAATGGTGGAAGCAATATGGCCATTCCACTCCAGAATTACAAAAGTTTGCCATCAAA ATTCATACCAAAAAGAGGAATAAACTAACCTTGAAGTGTCTCAATGATCTAGTCTTCATTAAGTACAATAGAACATTGAGGCGTCGTTACAACGATCGCAATATAATTGATCCAATTAGTTTGGACAACATCGATGATGCTAATGAAAGGCTAACTGGAGTCCCGGAAGATCATGCAGATGAAGAAGTATTTGAGGAAACTTCTAATTTCACTTGGGATGATGCTGCGGAGGCACGTGGAATTGGGGAGAGGATTTATGGTTTGAGGGGGAGTACTTCAACTTCAAGCTCATAG
- the LOC104223241 gene encoding isovalerate--CoA ligase AAE2-like, whose translation MNHFFKNSRLARNFFNGFSQIHPKNTQIHRTFCKFSIEGLIKCEANHVPLTPLSFLERAANVFRDRTSVIYGSKVKYTWDETHVRCVKLASALVQLGISRGDVVATLAPNVPAMQELHFAVPMAGAVLCTLNTRHDSAMVSTLLMHSEAKVIFVDQQLLKIAQGALDLIADNKLKPPLLVVISESGDPPPIDDSSTHEYDSLLKSGENHFAIRWPISEFDPISVNYTSGTTSRPKGVVYSHRGAYLNTIATFLLHEMSSFPTYLWTVPTFHCNGWCLVWGLAALGGTNICLRNVSPKDIFENISLYKVTHMGGAPTVLNKIVNSPPCDRQPLPHKVKIMTGGSPPPPQIISKMEELGFGVHHLYGLTETYGPGTYCMWKPEWDSLPPDEKFVLKARQGVQHLCLEEVDVKDSMTMEKVPADGKAIGEIMFRGNTVMSGYLKDTKATEEAFRGGWFHSGDLAVKHRDGYIEVKDRLKDIIISGGENISTVEVERVLYSHPAVLEAAVVARPDNHWGQTPCAFVKLKEGFSIGDQEIINFCRDNLPHYMAPRTVIFEDIPKTSTGKIQKFILREKAKALGSLF comes from the exons ATGAATCATTTTTTCAAGAACTCAAGATTGGCTCGTAATTTCTTTAATGGTTTCAGTCAAATTCACCCCAAAAATACTCAAATTCACCGTACCTTTTGCAAGTTTTCTATAGAGGGTCTAATTAaatgtgaagcaaatcatgttcCATTGACACCTTTAAGTTTTTTGGAAAGAGCAGCTAATGTATTTAGAGATAGAACTTCAGTTATTTATGGTTCTAAAGTGAAATATACTTGGGATGAAACTCATGTTAGGTGTGTAAAACTTGCTTCTGCTCTTGTTCAGTTGGGGATTTCTCGTGGGGATGTG GTTGCAACACTGGCCCCTAATGTACCAGCAATGCAAGAGCTACATTTTGCGGTACCAATGGCTGGAGCCGTTCTTTGTACATTAAATACACGCCATGATTCAGCTATGGTATCGACATTACTGATGCATTCGGAAGCAAAAGTCATATTTGTGGATCAGCAGTTGCTCAAAATTGCTCAAGGTGCACTAGACCTTATTGCTGACAATAAACTGAAACCACCTCTTCTTGTTGTAATCTCTGAATCTGGCGATCCCCCTCCTATCGATGACTCTAGCACTCACGAATACGATAGTCTCCTCAAAAGTGGAGAAAACCATTTTGCTATAAGGTGGCCGATATCTGAATTTGACCCTATTAGTGTTAACTATACTTCTGGAACAACGTCACGACCCAAAGGAGTTGTTTACAGTCATAGAGGTGCATATCTCAATACAATTGCTACATTTTTGCTACATGAGATGAGTTCATTCCCTACTTATCTTTGGACCGTTCCAACGTTTCACTGCAATGGCTGGTGTCTTGTTTGGGGACTAGCAGCATTGGGCGGCACAAATATTTGTCTGAGAAATGTCTCTCCAAAAGACATCTTTGAAAATATTTCATTGTACAAAGTCACACATATGGGCGGGGCACCAACTGTCTTGAACAAGATTGTGAATTCGCCACCGTGTGATCGACAGCCACTTCCTCACAAGGTTAAAATAATGACAGGTGGTTCACCACCACCTCCTCAAATTATTTCCAAAATGGAGGAGCTCGGATTTGGAGTACATCACTTATATGGACTAACAGAGACATACGGTCCAGGTACGTATTGTATGTGGAAGCCCGAGTGGGATTCCTTGCCTCCTGATGAAAAATTTGTGCTAAAAGCAAGACAAGGAGTACAACATCTTTGTTTAGAGGAAGTTGATGTAAAAGATTCTATGACCATGGAAAAGGTACCGGCTGATGGTAAGGCAATAGGAGAAATTATGTTTAGAGGGAATACTGTAATGAGTGGATATTTAAAAGATACAAAAGCAACAGAGGAAGCTTTTAGAGGCGGATGGTTTCACAGTGGTGATCTTGCTGTAAAACATCGCGATGGGTATATAGAAGTTAAGGATCGATTGAAAGACATTATAATTTCTGGTGGAGAAAACATAAGTACGGTTGAGGTGGAACGTGTTTTGTACAGTCATCCAGCAGTTCTTGAAGCAGCAGTAGTAGCACGGCCAGATAATCATTGGGGGCAGACACCTTGCGCGTTTGTGAAGTTGAAGGAGGGATTTAGCATTGGTGATCAAGAAATTATCAACTTTTGCCGGGATAATTTGCCTCATTACATGGCACCTCGGACAGTCATATTTGAAGATATTCCAAAAACGTCGACTGGCAAGATACAGAAATTTATTCTAAGGGAGAAAGCAAAAGCTTTAGGAAGTCTTTTCTGA
- the LOC138878622 gene encoding uncharacterized protein encodes MNGANPVTGVDYNHLLFLSPTDVSGIQIISFQLTGIENYSVWHRSMRVALLGRNKLGLVDGTCKKENFPLTMWNHWELVNAIVLSWIMNSISKGLLGGIMYASSAQVVWDDLSERFSQIDGTRSFNLHREIANWNQGTSPVSVYYSRLKDMWEEFEVLVPSPGCDYPNSRDFVVYLQKLKLYQFLMGLNGSYAYDKSSSNFEPSICHNCQ; translated from the coding sequence ATGAATGGAGCGAATCCAGTCACCGGAGTTGATTACAATCATCTGTTGTTCTTGTCTCCGACAGATGTAAGTGGAATTCAGATTATCTCTTTTCAGTTAACTGGCATTGAAAATTACTCAGTTTGGCATAGATCTATGCGTGTTGCTCTGTTAGGTCGAAATAAATTAGGCCTAGTAGATGGAACATGTAAGAAAGAAAACTTCCCTTTGACAATGTGGAATCATTGGGAGCTTGTAAATGCCATTGTATTGTCTTGGATTATGAATTCTATTTCCAAAGGTTTACTAGGAGGAATCATGTATGCATCTAGTGCACAAGTAGTTTGGGATGATCTCTCTGAAAGGTTTAGCCAGATTGATGGTACAAGATCCTTTAATCTTCATAGAGAAATTGCTAATTGGAACCAAGGAACTTCGCCCGTGTCTGTATATTACTCAAGACTCAAAGATATGTGGGAAGAGTTTGAGGTACTAGTACCTTCTCCAGGCTGTGACTACCCAAATTCCAGAGATTTTGTGGTATACTTACAGAAACTGAAGCTATATCAGTTCTTGATGGGTTTAAATGGGTCATATGCTTATGATAAGTCCTCTTCCAACTTTGAACCAAGCATATGCCATAATTGTCAGTGA
- the LOC104223242 gene encoding uncharacterized protein, which produces MDEICIYIAYNGRWTTNNKYLDHETKLILVNDEITFEVLVEKIFQVLKLKRSEIEVNIWFDTKLETSKGMLVTNDNEVTTCIFLVKNNSNFKTARFIVDIAERNSLSANCSKTELCNNIVHEEVNISIPQEEGVWEMHIGDKALILVEPAMAPEPLTRRKLTEETGHTSNGRNVRKRSASKRGDLRTMVLSEDASLDEIVVGSMFEDKESLKKCFSNNAIKYQFNFKVYRSSKTRYCLKCYDDECSWYLHSAQVHYSALFKITKFEKNHSCPVDVTDQRHATSKVISDYINELLHDNKVEIKPRFVVEEMRKRYGLSISYHKAWRAIQLALGMTSRSPEKDYQTQN; this is translated from the coding sequence ATGGATGAAATTTGCATCTATATTGCTTACAATGGCAGATGGACTACTAATAACAAGTATTTGGATCATGAGACCAAATTAATTCTTGTAAATGATGAAATAACCTTTGAAGTTCTTGTTGAAAAGATTTTTCAGGTTCTAAAACTGAAAAGGAGTGAGATTGAAGTCAATATTTGGTTTGATACGAAGCTAGAAACAAGCAAAGGAATGTTAGTAACAAACGACAATGAAGTTACTACTTGCATCTTCTTGGTGAAAAATAATTCCAATTTCAAGACTGCCCGTTTCATTGTTGATATCGCGGAAAGGAATTCTTTGTCAGCAAATTGTTCAAAAACAGAATTATGCAATAACATCGTACATGAAGAAGTAAATATTAGTATTCCACAAGAGGAAGGAGTATGGGAAATGCATATTGGAGATAAAGCATTGATACTGGTTGAACCAGCAATGGCGCCTGAACCTCTGACAAGAAGAAAATTAACTGAGGAAACTGGACATACATCAAATGGTAGGAATGTAAGAAAAAGATCGGCCAGTAAAAGAGGCGATTTGCGAACTATGGTTTTGAGCGAAGATGCTTCATTGGATGAAATAGTTGTTGGATCTATGTTTGAGGACAAAGAGAGTTTGAAAAAATGTTTTTCAAATAATGCTATTAAGTACCAGTTCAATTTTAAGGTCTATAGATCGAGCAAAACAAGGTATTGTCTGAAGTGTTATGATGACGAATGCAGTTGGTATTTGCATTCTGCACAGGTCCATTATTCTGCATTATTCAAGATTACTAAGTTTGAGAAAAACCATAGTTGCCCTGTTGATGTAACTGACCAGCGACATGCAACATCAAAGGTCATATCCGATTACATCAATGAGCTATTACATGACAATAAAGTAGAAATCAAACCAAGGTTTGTGGtagaagaaatgagaaagagatATGGACTGAGCATTAGTTATCACAAAGCATGGCGTGCAATACAATTAGCTCTTGGCATGACAAGCAGAAGTCCAGAAAAGGATTATCAGACCCAAAACTAA
- the LOC104247823 gene encoding G2/mitotic-specific cyclin-2-like: protein MGVSNENNPSMIKPRNVQGGAELGYRKFGVETRNNRRALSVINQNFVGAKPYPCVVNKRGLSDTNKNPPVPAHRPITRKFAAQIANSKQHYPEENKKPKIAAEGLSVYEDVAIVDVEEYEAAAKDQPVPMSLEQTQMEIEMEDTFEESVIDIDSNDAKNPLAVVDYVEDLYAYYSKMEGCSRISPDYIGQQFDINERMRSILIDWLIEVHHKFDLKEETLFLTVNLIDRFLEKQSVVRKKLQLVGLVAMLLACKYEEVSLPVVDDLVVISDKAYTRKEVLEMEKLMLNTLQFNMSVPTPYVFMRRFLKAAQSDKKLELLSFFLIELCLVEYEMLKFPPSFIAAAAIYTAQCTFYGVKQWSKTCELHTKYSEDQLLECSRLITGFHQKAATGKLTGVHRKYNTSKFGYVAKCEPAHFLLVQTR from the exons atgggtGTATCTAATGAGAACAATCCTAGCATGATTAAACCCAGAAATGTGCAAG GTGGGGCAGAATTAGGTTACAGAAAGTTTGGAGTGGAGACAAGGAATAACAGAAGAGCATTAAGTGTGATTAATCAGAATTTTGTTGGAGCTAAGCCATACCCTTGTGTTGTTAATAAGAGAGGATTATCTGA TACTAACAAGAATCCTCCTGTTCCAGCTCATAGACCTATCACAAG GAAATTTGCTGCACAAATTGCCAACTCAAAGCAGCATTATCCTGAG GAAAACAAGAAACCAAAGATAGCAGCTGAAGGTTTAAGTGTATATGAGGATGTAGCTATAGTAGATGTGGAAGAATATGAGGCAGCAGCAAAAGACCAGCCAGTTCCAATGTCTTTGGAACAAACTCAAATG gagATTGAGATGGAGGATACATTTGAGGAGAGTGTGATAGATATTGACAGTAACGATGCGAAGAACCCGCTCGCAGTTGTTGACTATGTGGAAGATCTCTATGCCTACTACTCAAAAATGGAG GGCTGCAGTCGTATCTCGCCAGACTATATAGGACAACAGTTTGACATCAACGAGAGGATGAGATCTATACTAATCGACTGGCTCATTGAG GTACACCACAAGTTTGATCTCAAGGAAGAGACATTATTCCTAACTGTTAATTTGATAGATAGATTTTTGGAGAAACAATCTGTTGTGAGAAAGAAACTGCAGCTTGTTGGTCTCGTCGCCATGTTACTAGCGTGCAAATATGAGGAAGTTTCTCTCCCTGTGGTGGATGATTTGGTGGTCATTTCGGATAAAGCATACACAAGGAAGGAGGTTCTTGAAATG GAAAAATTGATGCTCAATACGCTGCAGTTTAATATGTCGGTTCCAACTCCATATGTTTTTATGAGAAGATTTCTCAAAGCTGCTCAATCGGATAAAAAG CTTGAGCTACTTTCGTTCTTCTTGATCGAACTTTGCCTCGTGGAATATGAAATGCTTAAATTTCCACCATCATTTATCGCTGCTGCTGCAATCTACACAGCTCAGTGCACATTTTATGGTGTTAAACAATGGAGTAAGACGTGCGAGCTGCACACTAAATACTCGGAAGATCAACTTCT GGAGTGTTCCAGATTGATTACGGGATTCCACCAAAAGGCAGCAACAGGGAAATTAACCGGGGTACATAGAAAGTACAATACATCTAAATTTGGTTATGTGGCAAAATGTGAGCCTGCTCATTTTCTTCTTGTGCAGACCCGATAA